From Bacillota bacterium, the proteins below share one genomic window:
- the pflB gene encoding formate C-acetyltransferase: MDDYLPGLSGHTWRQEINVRDFIQKNYEPYTGDGSFLLGPTGRTEKLWAKCQFLLAEELRRGGVLAVDAATAAGITTHPPGYLDKELEIIVGLQTDEPLKRAVNPWGGIRMAEMACNEYGANLEPKVCEIFHKYRRTHNEGVFSVYTDEMRALRKCGIITGLPDAYGRGRIIGDYRRVALYGVDHLIEEKRSDLRSPELTTITVDTIRLREEVHDQIAALEELKEMARAYGFDISQPAANAREAFQWLYFGYLGAIKQQNGAAMSLGRTSTFLDIYISRDIRDGTLTEEKAQELVDDFVIKLRLARQLRTRAYDELFAGDPLWITEALGGMGQDGRTLVTRTSFRYLQTLYNLGPAPEPNLSVLWARALPEPFKRFAAGVSYDTSSIQYENDDLMRPIFGDDYAIACCVSAMKVGRDMQFFGARSNLPKALLLTLNGGRDEISGAGVAPEFYRVREEPLAFEAVWDAFQKTLTWLAGKYVDTMNVIHYMHDRYAYESLQMALHDTHVRRFMAFGMAGLSVLADSLSAIKYAKVTPKLDDRGIAAEFQLEGQAPWFGNNDERVDSIARECVVLFDEKLKERPAYRDAVHTLSILTITSNVVYGKMTGATPDGRRRGEPFAPGANPMHGRDTHGAVASLASVAKIPYEHALDGISYTFSIAPKALGKTLDEAIGNLAGLIDGYFAKGGHHMNVNVFSRETLLDAMDHPEKYPQLTVRVSGYAVNFVRLTREQQEEVVARTIFER, translated from the coding sequence ATGGACGATTATCTGCCGGGTCTTTCAGGCCATACCTGGCGTCAGGAGATCAACGTCCGCGACTTTATCCAGAAAAACTATGAGCCTTACACGGGCGACGGGTCTTTCCTTTTGGGACCGACCGGAAGGACCGAAAAGCTCTGGGCGAAATGTCAATTCCTTCTCGCCGAGGAGTTAAGACGCGGCGGAGTGCTGGCAGTCGACGCCGCCACCGCAGCAGGAATCACAACCCATCCCCCGGGATACCTGGATAAGGAACTGGAGATCATCGTCGGGCTCCAGACGGACGAACCTTTGAAAAGGGCGGTAAACCCCTGGGGCGGTATCCGTATGGCGGAGATGGCCTGCAACGAATACGGGGCGAACCTTGAGCCGAAGGTGTGCGAGATATTCCATAAATATCGCAGAACGCACAATGAAGGGGTATTCTCGGTCTATACCGACGAGATGCGCGCCCTGAGAAAATGCGGCATCATCACCGGTCTGCCCGACGCGTACGGCAGGGGCCGCATCATCGGCGACTACCGGCGCGTGGCGCTTTACGGCGTGGACCACCTGATCGAGGAAAAGCGAAGCGACCTAAGAAGCCCGGAACTAACCACGATAACCGTCGACACCATAAGGCTGCGCGAGGAAGTTCACGACCAGATCGCGGCGCTGGAAGAATTGAAGGAAATGGCCCGCGCGTACGGCTTCGACATCTCGCAGCCCGCCGCGAACGCCCGCGAAGCCTTTCAATGGCTTTATTTCGGCTATCTGGGCGCCATAAAGCAGCAGAACGGCGCCGCCATGTCCCTGGGAAGGACAAGCACCTTCCTCGACATATACATCAGCCGGGACATACGCGACGGAACACTGACCGAGGAAAAGGCGCAGGAACTGGTAGACGACTTCGTGATAAAGTTGAGGCTGGCCAGGCAGTTGCGGACCCGCGCGTACGACGAGCTTTTTGCGGGAGACCCTTTATGGATTACAGAGGCCCTCGGCGGAATGGGGCAGGACGGCCGGACGCTCGTGACCAGGACCAGTTTCAGGTATCTTCAGACGCTTTACAACCTGGGCCCGGCGCCGGAACCCAACCTCTCCGTCCTGTGGGCGCGGGCGTTGCCGGAGCCTTTCAAGCGGTTCGCAGCCGGGGTTTCGTACGATACCAGCTCCATCCAGTACGAGAACGACGACCTTATGCGGCCGATTTTCGGCGACGACTACGCCATCGCCTGCTGCGTCTCCGCGATGAAGGTCGGCCGGGACATGCAGTTTTTCGGCGCCCGTTCCAATTTGCCGAAGGCGCTGTTGCTGACGCTGAACGGGGGCCGGGACGAGATCTCGGGCGCCGGAGTCGCGCCCGAATTCTACCGTGTCCGGGAGGAACCGCTGGCGTTCGAGGCGGTTTGGGACGCGTTTCAAAAGACGCTGACATGGCTTGCGGGCAAGTACGTCGATACCATGAACGTCATCCACTACATGCACGACAGGTACGCTTACGAAAGCCTCCAGATGGCGCTTCACGACACGCACGTCAGGCGGTTTATGGCCTTCGGCATGGCCGGCCTGTCGGTACTGGCGGACTCGCTCTCGGCCATTAAGTACGCGAAGGTGACCCCGAAACTCGACGACCGGGGTATCGCCGCCGAATTCCAGCTCGAGGGGCAAGCCCCGTGGTTCGGCAACAACGACGAGCGGGTGGACTCGATCGCGCGCGAGTGCGTGGTACTCTTCGATGAGAAACTCAAGGAACGCCCGGCATACCGCGACGCCGTCCATACGCTGTCCATTCTCACGATCACCAGCAACGTCGTTTACGGCAAGATGACCGGCGCCACACCCGACGGGCGTCGCCGCGGCGAGCCGTTCGCGCCGGGGGCCAATCCGATGCACGGCAGAGACACCCACGGCGCGGTGGCCTCGCTGGCATCAGTGGCCAAGATCCCTTACGAGCATGCGCTGGACGGCATCTCATACACCTTTTCTATCGCGCCGAAGGCGCTTGGCAAGACCCTGGACGAGGCGATCGGAAATCTTGCCGGTTTGATCGACGGGTACTTCGCCAAGGGCGGACATCACATGAATGTCAACGTCTTCAGCCGCGAAACCCTCCTGGACGCCATGGACCACCCGGAGAAGTACCCGCAACTGACCGTACGCGTCTCCGGCTACGCCGTCAACTTCGTGCGGCTCACACGCGAGCAGCAGGAAGAAGTCGTCGCGCGGACGATTTTCGAGCGGTGA
- the glgP gene encoding alpha-glucan family phosphorylase produces the protein MHFFRPLAVLPPLPAELSDLPDIAKNFFWAWEPGMDALFRWLDAELWEKMHHNPIAFLLSLPQEKLTEAAQNPEYLEIYHEYRKRFSSYMNAPTWFSGTFEQNHNRVIAYLSAEFGIHESLPIYSGGLGLLAGDHLKAASDLGLPLVALGLLYKFGYFNQQINPHGGQEASYPLLNFHKMPISPMTDGDGREIEVQVELSNHHSCRNVSLRIWEAAVGRVRLFLLDSDTPRNRVEDRQLTGSLYGGDHQTRLLQEMLLGIGGVRALRALGFEPAVWHINEGHAAFSVLERVRELVMKGLDPETAREVVRASTVFTTHTPVPAGHDMFNREVLSCYMERYYGQLGLDRDSFFGLACDPNKHEFNMTLLAHGHATYTNAVSRLHGDTSRRIFFSLYPNIPADEIPLTTVTNGVHIETWLAPEWIDSFQRLAGEEWRTPKASPEAWEKIARMPVAEVWSIRKEIKAGMLDKVRERLLTQKQRYYASPAEQAEIETYLPPDVLTIVFARRFATYKRATLLLRDKERLAGMVSDPEQPVQLIFAGKAHPADQAGQDLIRQIYNLSQQEPFKGRIAFLEDYDIETARYLLSGADVWLNTPRRPLEASGTSGQKAVINGTVNLSILDGWWPEAYNGDNGFAIGRGEVYPNEETQDYYDSLALYAIIEDVVIPNYYRRTNGVPRDWVNIIRSAWRSIPHFFNTGRMVKEYTSLFYVPLMKRSDYIAQNDYSAARRLKEFKRRLMDNWSQIQILQVNEDRPSTPVAGQTVSVTATVKLGAVTPQDVVVELVLGRTKDYLLLDTKGFPLIAGENLGDNTYRYSGAVSLTQGALGFTVRVRPTHPDLAHPFELPLVTWAPEF, from the coding sequence ATGCACTTTTTCCGTCCCCTTGCTGTTTTACCACCGCTGCCTGCTGAACTCTCCGATCTCCCCGACATCGCCAAAAACTTCTTCTGGGCGTGGGAACCGGGGATGGACGCTCTCTTCCGGTGGCTTGACGCGGAGCTGTGGGAAAAGATGCACCATAACCCGATCGCCTTCCTTCTCTCCCTCCCGCAGGAAAAATTAACGGAAGCCGCCCAAAACCCCGAATACCTGGAGATTTACCACGAATACCGGAAACGGTTCTCGTCCTACATGAACGCGCCGACCTGGTTCAGCGGCACCTTTGAGCAAAATCATAACCGTGTAATAGCTTATCTTTCAGCCGAATTTGGGATCCACGAGTCTCTGCCCATCTACTCCGGAGGCCTCGGGCTTCTGGCCGGCGACCATTTGAAGGCGGCAAGCGATCTCGGGCTGCCGCTGGTGGCGCTCGGTCTTCTCTATAAATTCGGTTACTTCAACCAGCAGATAAACCCCCACGGAGGGCAGGAAGCCAGCTACCCGCTGCTGAACTTTCACAAGATGCCCATATCCCCTATGACCGACGGCGACGGGCGTGAAATCGAGGTCCAGGTCGAGCTCTCCAACCACCATTCGTGCAGGAACGTATCCCTCAGGATCTGGGAGGCCGCCGTCGGCAGGGTGCGCCTGTTCCTTCTCGATTCCGATACCCCCCGCAACCGCGTGGAAGACCGGCAGCTCACCGGCAGCCTTTACGGCGGGGACCATCAAACGCGGCTTTTGCAGGAGATGTTACTCGGAATCGGCGGGGTCAGGGCGCTCAGGGCCCTCGGGTTTGAACCCGCGGTATGGCACATAAACGAGGGACACGCGGCCTTTTCCGTCCTGGAACGCGTGCGGGAGCTGGTTATGAAAGGGCTTGACCCGGAAACGGCGCGGGAGGTCGTGCGCGCTTCGACGGTCTTCACCACGCACACCCCGGTTCCCGCCGGACACGACATGTTTAACCGGGAGGTTCTCTCTTGTTACATGGAACGTTATTACGGCCAGCTCGGCCTAGACCGGGATTCTTTCTTCGGACTGGCCTGCGACCCCAACAAACACGAATTCAACATGACCCTGCTGGCCCACGGGCACGCCACTTACACCAACGCCGTCAGCCGTTTGCACGGCGATACGAGCCGCAGGATATTCTTTTCGCTTTACCCCAACATCCCCGCGGACGAGATCCCGCTCACCACGGTGACAAACGGGGTGCATATCGAAACCTGGCTGGCGCCGGAATGGATCGACAGCTTCCAACGCCTGGCCGGAGAAGAGTGGCGCACTCCCAAGGCCAGCCCCGAAGCCTGGGAAAAGATCGCGCGGATGCCGGTGGCGGAGGTATGGAGCATCCGCAAGGAAATCAAGGCGGGGATGCTGGATAAGGTGCGCGAGCGGCTTTTAACCCAGAAACAGCGGTACTACGCCTCGCCCGCCGAACAGGCGGAAATCGAGACCTACCTGCCGCCGGACGTACTGACCATAGTCTTTGCCCGCCGCTTTGCCACCTACAAGAGGGCCACCCTGCTTCTGCGCGATAAGGAGCGGCTTGCCGGAATGGTTTCCGACCCCGAGCAGCCGGTGCAGTTGATTTTTGCGGGCAAAGCCCATCCTGCGGACCAGGCGGGACAAGACCTCATCAGACAGATCTATAACCTGAGCCAGCAGGAGCCTTTCAAGGGAAGAATAGCCTTTTTGGAAGACTACGACATTGAAACGGCCCGGTACCTTCTGTCCGGCGCCGACGTTTGGCTCAATACCCCGCGCCGCCCGCTGGAAGCCAGCGGCACCAGCGGGCAGAAAGCGGTGATCAACGGTACGGTTAACCTCAGTATCCTGGACGGGTGGTGGCCGGAGGCGTATAACGGCGACAACGGCTTTGCCATAGGAAGAGGCGAGGTCTACCCTAACGAAGAAACCCAGGACTACTACGACAGCCTCGCCCTGTACGCCATCATCGAGGACGTGGTCATACCCAATTACTATCGGCGTACCAACGGCGTCCCCCGCGACTGGGTCAACATCATCCGCAGCGCCTGGCGGTCCATCCCTCATTTCTTCAACACCGGGCGTATGGTTAAGGAATATACCTCCCTCTTCTATGTTCCTTTAATGAAGAGAAGCGATTATATCGCGCAAAACGATTATTCGGCCGCACGGCGCCTCAAGGAATTTAAACGCCGCCTCATGGATAACTGGTCTCAGATTCAGATTCTTCAGGTTAACGAGGACCGGCCTTCCACGCCGGTTGCCGGCCAGACCGTTTCGGTCACCGCCACCGTTAAGCTCGGCGCCGTTACACCGCAGGACGTGGTGGTTGAACTGGTCCTCGGCAGGACGAAGGATTACCTGCTGCTGGATACAAAAGGCTTCCCGTTAATCGCCGGCGAGAACCTGGGCGACAACACTTACCGGTACAGCGGCGCGGTAAGTCTCACTCAGGGGGCGCTCGGTTTTACCGTGCGCGTCCGGCCCACTCACCCCGACCTGGCTCACCCGTTCGAACTGCCGCTGGTGACCTGGGCGCCGGAGTTCTAG
- a CDS encoding 2,3-bisphosphoglycerate-independent phosphoglycerate mutase → MDLEKLVEELTHTADTKMLLVVLDGIGGLPVPDRGNKTELEAAATPNLDSLARKSELGLAHPVLPGITPGSSAGHLALFGYDPLRYVIGRGILEALGIDFPIEPRDVAIRANFAAVRHEREKMTVTDRRAGRPPTEHTVKVCARLQEAIKEIDGVQVFIRPVKEHRFVIILRGGGMDGRVADTDPQAVGASPLAPKALAPEAERTAAIAAELLRQLASLLRDQPATNFALLRGFSQRPRLTAFPERFKLRAGAVAVYPMYRGLASLVGMDLLPIQGEKVGDEIETLRRFWKQYDFFFLHVKATDSRGEDGDWEGKIKVIEEFDRHVPALLELKPDALAVAGDHSTPAVLQGHSWHPVPFLLHSRWVRPARDAAGFGEGACAAGTLGHFPLLYTMNFLLANAERFGKFSA, encoded by the coding sequence GTGGACTTGGAAAAACTGGTTGAGGAGTTAACCCATACCGCTGATACGAAGATGCTGCTGGTGGTCCTGGACGGAATCGGGGGGCTGCCGGTGCCGGACCGCGGTAATAAAACGGAACTGGAAGCTGCCGCGACGCCGAACCTCGATTCCCTCGCGCGAAAATCCGAACTGGGATTGGCCCACCCGGTCCTTCCCGGAATCACCCCGGGCTCCAGCGCCGGTCACCTGGCGCTGTTCGGGTACGACCCGCTCCGGTACGTAATCGGCAGGGGGATACTCGAAGCACTGGGTATAGATTTTCCCATCGAACCCCGCGACGTCGCCATACGCGCCAACTTCGCCGCCGTGCGCCACGAGCGGGAGAAAATGACGGTGACCGACCGCAGGGCCGGAAGGCCGCCCACGGAGCATACCGTAAAGGTCTGCGCGCGGCTGCAGGAAGCGATAAAAGAGATCGACGGGGTGCAGGTGTTCATCCGGCCCGTAAAAGAGCACCGTTTTGTGATCATATTGCGCGGCGGAGGCATGGACGGACGCGTGGCCGATACCGACCCCCAGGCGGTAGGCGCCTCACCCCTGGCGCCCAAGGCCCTGGCGCCCGAGGCCGAGCGCACCGCGGCAATCGCCGCCGAACTCCTCAGGCAGCTGGCCTCCCTGCTCCGGGATCAGCCCGCCACTAACTTCGCGTTGCTGCGAGGCTTTTCACAGCGCCCGCGACTGACGGCTTTCCCGGAACGTTTCAAGCTCCGGGCCGGGGCCGTCGCCGTGTACCCCATGTACCGGGGACTGGCCTCCCTGGTCGGAATGGACCTCCTCCCCATACAGGGGGAAAAGGTCGGCGACGAGATTGAAACCCTGCGCCGTTTCTGGAAACAGTATGACTTCTTCTTCCTTCACGTCAAGGCCACCGATTCCCGGGGTGAAGACGGGGATTGGGAGGGGAAAATAAAGGTGATCGAAGAATTCGACCGCCACGTGCCCGCCCTTCTGGAGCTTAAACCCGACGCGCTGGCGGTTGCCGGCGACCACAGCACACCGGCCGTGCTCCAGGGACATAGCTGGCATCCGGTGCCTTTCCTCCTACACTCCCGCTGGGTGCGCCCCGCACGTGACGCCGCAGGTTTTGGTGAAGGCGCATGCGCAGCCGGAACGCTCGGACATTTCCCGCTTCTTTATACGATGAACTTCCTCCTGGCTAACGCGGAGCGCTTCGGTAAATTCAGCGCCTAG
- a CDS encoding SIMPL domain-containing protein (The SIMPL domain is named for its presence in mouse protein SIMPL (signalling molecule that associates with mouse pelle-like kinase). Bacterial member BP26, from Brucella, was shown to assemble into a channel-like structure, while YggE from E. coli has been associated with resistance to oxidative stress.), whose amino-acid sequence MSQNGEKKGCPAAQLTVFALVVGISCIICTLIFTSAFVKVRSNSAITVTGSAEKVLKSDLIVWDGSFSRRSATLAEAYAAMKKDLEDVKAFLKEKGVPEEEITVMPINMNTFYAADKSGMQTSQITGYGLMQTVQVKSKRVDEIGSVSRESSELINRGIEFQSSPPQYFYTKLSSLKIGMLAEATKNARERAERIASQGGGRLGPLRSSKMGVFQITPVYSTEVSDYGILDTSSLDKKITAVVNTEFAIK is encoded by the coding sequence ATGAGTCAGAATGGCGAGAAAAAAGGCTGCCCCGCGGCGCAACTGACGGTTTTTGCGCTTGTTGTAGGGATAAGCTGCATCATCTGCACCTTGATCTTCACCAGCGCCTTTGTTAAAGTCAGGTCGAACTCCGCAATCACGGTCACCGGTTCGGCGGAAAAGGTTCTCAAGTCCGATCTGATCGTCTGGGACGGCAGCTTCAGCAGGCGCTCCGCCACTTTAGCCGAGGCATACGCCGCAATGAAGAAAGACCTGGAAGACGTCAAGGCTTTCCTTAAGGAGAAAGGGGTTCCGGAAGAGGAGATCACGGTTATGCCTATCAACATGAACACGTTTTACGCCGCGGACAAATCAGGCATGCAAACCAGCCAGATAACGGGATACGGTTTAATGCAGACGGTCCAGGTGAAATCGAAGCGTGTGGATGAGATCGGTTCCGTATCCAGAGAGTCAAGCGAGCTTATCAACAGGGGGATTGAGTTCCAATCGTCGCCCCCGCAGTACTTCTACACGAAGCTCAGCAGTTTGAAGATCGGCATGCTTGCCGAGGCCACGAAGAACGCCCGGGAGCGCGCCGAGCGGATAGCGTCCCAGGGAGGCGGCAGGCTGGGTCCCCTGCGTTCGTCGAAGATGGGGGTGTTCCAGATCACACCGGTTTATTCCACCGAGGTCTCGGACTACGGCATCCTTGACACCTCTTCGCTGGACAAGAAGATCACCGCCGTGGTAAACACGGAGTTTGCCATCAAGTAA
- the rmuC gene encoding DNA recombination protein RmuC translates to MFVVDVLLGVVILLLIALIVLVYAQYRKPLPGNGGELSAVLQNLNQTVNANQVQTSVLTEKIAHLEPLAQVVNGVQLELRSLAERVSAVDQNQNAVGQRLQAVAATLAETGATAASLIEATAAIRSEVVRAKESLTELHTHARARQELEQRTAESIRRLEAVIAGTQSKGIAGENILEVVFAKLPADWQVRNFRVGNKFVEFGLRLPNGLILPIDSKWAATGLVEQFAGCEDPAEQQKLKAQIESAVLNKAREIKKYIDPGLTLNFGVVAVPDAVYELCYGIQTAVFELKVVLIGYSMFIPYLLLVFQVVLKASQNIDLEKVNASLQSIEENVNWLQEEIEGRFSRSITMLENSRKEAGAHLSKIRSALLNIQVNASVPEQPEKPAIES, encoded by the coding sequence GTGTTTGTCGTAGACGTTTTGCTCGGCGTGGTGATCCTGCTCCTGATTGCGCTAATCGTCCTGGTGTACGCGCAGTACCGTAAACCCCTCCCCGGAAACGGGGGCGAACTGTCCGCCGTGCTTCAGAACCTCAATCAGACGGTTAACGCCAACCAGGTGCAGACCTCGGTCCTTACGGAGAAAATCGCGCATTTGGAGCCGCTGGCCCAGGTGGTGAACGGGGTGCAGCTTGAACTCAGGTCGTTGGCGGAACGTGTTTCGGCGGTGGACCAAAACCAGAACGCCGTGGGACAGAGGCTGCAGGCCGTAGCCGCGACGCTGGCGGAAACGGGAGCCACCGCCGCCAGCCTTATTGAAGCCACGGCGGCGATCCGTTCCGAGGTGGTCCGTGCCAAGGAAAGCCTGACCGAACTGCACACGCACGCCAGGGCGCGGCAGGAACTGGAACAGCGGACGGCGGAATCGATCCGGAGGCTGGAAGCGGTTATTGCGGGCACGCAGTCAAAAGGCATCGCGGGAGAGAACATCCTGGAGGTGGTTTTCGCCAAGCTTCCCGCCGACTGGCAGGTCAGGAATTTCAGGGTGGGGAACAAGTTCGTGGAGTTCGGGCTCAGGCTGCCGAACGGCCTGATCCTTCCCATTGACAGCAAATGGGCGGCGACCGGCCTGGTGGAGCAGTTCGCCGGCTGCGAAGACCCTGCCGAGCAGCAAAAGCTCAAGGCGCAGATCGAATCCGCGGTCCTGAACAAGGCGCGGGAAATAAAGAAATACATAGACCCCGGCCTGACGTTGAATTTCGGCGTCGTGGCGGTGCCGGATGCGGTCTACGAGTTGTGTTACGGGATTCAAACCGCCGTTTTCGAGCTGAAGGTCGTCCTCATCGGTTACAGCATGTTCATCCCCTACCTTCTGCTCGTTTTTCAGGTGGTCCTTAAGGCCTCGCAGAACATCGACCTGGAGAAGGTCAATGCCTCGCTACAGAGCATTGAGGAAAACGTGAACTGGCTGCAGGAAGAGATCGAAGGACGGTTTTCGAGGAGTATAACCATGCTGGAAAACTCCCGCAAAGAGGCGGGCGCGCATCTGAGTAAAATCAGGAGCGCTCTTCTGAACATCCAGGTCAACGCCAGCGTTCCGGAACAACCCGAAAAGCCTGCGATCGAGTCCTGA
- a CDS encoding DNA alkylation repair protein: MEIDDILQRLEFLSNPAAVEGMARFGITPAKTYGVSMPDLRKMAKDIGRDHGLARELWARNIRETRILAGLVDDPRLVDERQMDDWASEFDYWEICDQSCLNLFKKTRFAYRKAVEWSGSEKEFVKRAGFVLMACLAVADKKAGDGPFEEFLALVKREASDGRNNVKKAVNWALRQIGKRNLNLNAKAIEVAGEIQKTGCKSAKRVASDALRELTGEAVRKRMQGKSSTTKRKNEDP, from the coding sequence ATGGAGATCGACGACATCCTGCAAAGGCTCGAATTCCTGTCAAACCCCGCGGCGGTGGAGGGAATGGCCAGGTTCGGGATAACGCCCGCTAAGACCTACGGGGTTTCCATGCCGGACCTCAGGAAGATGGCGAAGGACATCGGCAGGGATCACGGGCTGGCGCGGGAACTATGGGCGCGCAATATCCGCGAAACCAGGATTCTGGCCGGTCTCGTCGACGACCCGCGCCTGGTCGACGAAAGGCAGATGGACGATTGGGCTTCCGAATTCGATTACTGGGAGATTTGCGACCAGAGCTGCCTGAACCTTTTTAAAAAGACCCGGTTCGCCTACCGGAAGGCCGTGGAGTGGAGCGGCAGCGAAAAGGAATTCGTAAAGAGGGCCGGGTTTGTGTTGATGGCCTGTCTTGCAGTCGCCGATAAAAAGGCGGGCGACGGGCCGTTCGAGGAATTCCTGGCGTTGGTGAAAAGGGAGGCCTCCGACGGCAGGAATAACGTCAAAAAGGCGGTGAACTGGGCGCTGCGCCAGATCGGAAAACGCAACCTGAATCTAAACGCGAAAGCGATAGAAGTTGCCGGGGAGATTCAGAAAACGGGCTGCAAAAGCGCGAAAAGGGTCGCTTCCGACGCCCTCCGGGAATTGACGGGCGAGGCGGTCCGGAAAAGGATGCAGGGGAAAAGCAGCACAACGAAGAGAAAGAATGAAGACCCATAA
- a CDS encoding RCKP-type rubredoxin-like domain-containing protein, with product MAVFKCSKCGATKEGRCKPQQCPNCGEKGTMTKVS from the coding sequence ATGGCCGTCTTCAAATGCAGCAAGTGCGGGGCCACCAAGGAAGGCAGGTGCAAACCCCAGCAGTGCCCTAATTGCGGGGAAAAGGGTACGATGACTAAAGTCTCTTGA
- a CDS encoding O-acetyl-ADP-ribose deacetylase, which yields MTRGDITRQDTDAIVNAANSSLMGGGGVDGAIHRAGGRAILNECKKIVAEKGPCPTGGAVITTGGDLKGRYVIHTVGPRWSGGNADEDSLLRRAYLNSLELAAGHGVKTIAFPAISTGAYRFPKERATRIALETVRDFVKNHPFEEVRFVLFSEEDLAVYKKVWDQISTEI from the coding sequence ATGACCAGAGGGGATATCACCCGGCAGGACACCGACGCCATCGTTAACGCCGCCAATTCCAGCCTGATGGGCGGCGGCGGCGTCGACGGCGCGATCCACCGGGCGGGCGGCCGAGCCATTTTGAACGAGTGTAAGAAGATTGTGGCCGAAAAAGGCCCCTGCCCGACGGGCGGCGCGGTTATCACCACCGGGGGCGACCTCAAGGGGCGCTACGTGATACATACCGTGGGCCCGAGATGGTCCGGCGGGAACGCGGACGAGGACTCGCTCTTGCGCCGGGCTTACCTTAACTCGCTCGAACTGGCCGCCGGGCACGGCGTCAAAACCATCGCCTTCCCGGCCATCAGCACCGGCGCCTACCGTTTTCCGAAGGAACGCGCCACCAGGATCGCCCTGGAGACCGTGCGGGATTTCGTGAAAAACCATCCGTTTGAGGAAGTGCGTTTCGTCCTCTTCAGTGAAGAAGACCTCGCGGTGTATAAGAAAGTCTGGGATCAAATTTCGACGGAGATCTAG
- a CDS encoding ABC transporter ATP-binding protein has protein sequence MKQLGISELSLHFGGVAALFNVSLEVHKGEILAVIGPNGAGKTSLLNCISGLYRPGAGRITFKDRDITCYQPHRRAMLGISRTFQNIELFKHLTVLNNIMLGRHIHMRSGILSGSLYWGPARRDEITHRRRVEEIIDFLEIESVRNKPVGTLAYGLQKRVELGRALALEPELLLLDEPMAGMNTEEKEDMARFILDISEVWGTTMILIEHDMGVVMDISDRIAVFDFGQKIAEGTPAEVQQDKRVIEAYLGHQSDH, from the coding sequence TTGAAACAACTCGGCATCAGCGAACTCTCTCTCCATTTCGGCGGGGTTGCCGCGCTTTTCAACGTCAGTCTGGAGGTTCATAAGGGGGAAATTCTGGCGGTTATCGGGCCGAACGGCGCCGGCAAGACCAGCCTTTTGAACTGCATCAGCGGCCTTTATCGTCCCGGAGCGGGGCGCATAACGTTCAAGGACCGCGATATCACCTGTTATCAACCGCACCGCCGGGCGATGCTCGGCATTTCAAGGACCTTTCAAAACATAGAGCTTTTTAAACACCTTACCGTTTTGAACAACATAATGCTCGGGCGCCATATCCACATGCGATCCGGCATTTTGTCCGGAAGCCTCTACTGGGGACCGGCGCGCCGCGACGAGATAACTCACCGCCGCCGCGTAGAGGAAATCATTGATTTTCTCGAAATCGAAAGCGTCCGGAACAAACCCGTGGGAACACTCGCCTACGGCCTTCAGAAACGTGTGGAACTGGGGCGCGCGCTGGCGCTGGAACCGGAGCTCCTGCTGCTCGACGAACCGATGGCCGGTATGAACACCGAGGAGAAGGAGGACATGGCCCGGTTTATCCTGGACATCTCCGAGGTATGGGGGACGACGATGATCCTCATCGAGCACGACATGGGTGTGGTGATGGATATCTCCGACCGGATCGCGGTGTTTGATTTCGGTCAGAAGATAGCCGAAGGGACACCGGCCGAGGTTCAACAGGACAAGCGCGTCATCGAGGCTTATCTCGGCCATCAGTCAGACCATTAG